Sequence from the Helianthus annuus cultivar XRQ/B chromosome 13, HanXRQr2.0-SUNRISE, whole genome shotgun sequence genome:
CGTTTCAACCGAACGCTTAAGATCTTTGAAAATTCTCGCATTTCTTTCTTTCCACAAATACCACAAGGTAGTGTAGATAATACCCAATAAAACATTCTTTTGCTGGCCTGAATTAAAACTCCAAACCTGTGAGATCCCATTTGGCCCAGACCGAAACCTTCCTCCAAACTGCTCTAGCCACGGAGCACCCAAGAACACAATAAACAACCGATTCTGCTCGATCTCCCCTTTTTCATCCACTGAAAGCCTCCTTTATTTCCATCTCCAAGACAACGAGATAGACCCCGACCCATCTATCGACACCCTGAATTAGCAGGGATTTAATGGACTTGGGGGTCGACCCGTTTGATCTGGTTGTGAGAAAGGCGGGGCAGGGAGGGGAGACTCGTTTCTGGAACGAAGTCTGGTTCGGTGCTTCTCCGTTATCATCTTTATTTCCTCACCTCTATGTTATAGAGAAGGAGAAGGAAATCACAATTTGATGATACTTGATTGCTTGATTAGAAAGATAAACCCATAAAAAAGGAACACTAAAACTAACCCATACTTGCTGCAAGAATTTTAAAACAACTTCACAACTTGTTTATGGATGCTTCTTTTTCTGAAACTTATACAAAGTTAATGGATGTAAGTAcgggtttttttttgtttcgtttcAGTTTGGTTTctattttttgttttgttttgttcggtttcaatcttttcattttttttttttttgtttcgttttcGACATTTTTTCACTTTTTGTTTGTTTCGTTTGGTTGATTTCGGTTTTTTTGTTCGTTTCGGTTGGTTTTTCGGTTTTTTGTATCGTTTTGGTTGGTTTCGTTTTATTGGtcgtttttttttgtttctttccCGACTTGAACCAAAGGTATATTAATGATGAAATCATGTTTAtagaaatggcaaaaaaaaaacaacccgGTTCGACCCGAAACCCATCCCGAACCGGGCTCGTGAACCCATTTGAACCTGAATATATTCAAACCCAGACCAGTTTCGACCCgacccaaaacaacccttttctaaTTTGACCCATTTCGGCCCTAACCCATTCCGACCCGACCCATTTGCCAGTCCTAATTAAGAGCATGTAGACTTGCACAACATCTTATCTTGATGCTCAATGGAATATATTAAAAACAATTGCATTTAACAGATTTAGAAACCTTGCAAAAAAATGGATTTAAACCACAACCGCCAAAGGCTGCCCAGAGTGACGAGATGAAGACCCGTTTCCATCTCTTGGAACCGACCTGAGACTGAACATGCGTCAGAATCTGTGCAGCTGATAGCCCGTCGCTTAGAACCGGAATCTTCATCCAGCGACAAATATTCCACCACACACTTTTTGCCCATAGGCAATCTGCAAAAATGTGATCGGTCGTTTCGTCACGGAGATAGCATCTGCTGCATTTTAGCTCAGTCAAGTGAACGCCTTTGTTTGCTAAGTCTACCTTAGTTGCCACCTTACCCGACTCCGCCCTCCATGCATGATAATTGACCTTTAGCGGGGCCCAAGCATTCCAGTGAAACTTGCCTCCATCCGTGAAAACTGAAGCTTTAACATCGATCTCAGCCCGAATACTCTTTGTTGAAAACTGCTCTCCGGCTTTGTTCGCCCAAACCCAATGATCTTCTTCGCCCGAAAACTGCTGCTGTTGAAGCAAACTCATAAGGTTTCCGAGTTCGGCCCACTCTGCATTGGAGTTTGGGTGTTTAACCCAAGCCCAACGCCATTGACAGGTACCGCCTGTTACATCGAAACAGGAAGAAACCAATGCAGTTTTGTCTGATGCAAGTTTAAAAACGTTAGGAAATAACATTTTTAACGGACCGCACCCAATCCAGTTATCAAACCACATACTCGTCTTCATTCCGTTATCCATTTTCACTCCGAATTGGTCATTGATGCTAATACCCATCTTCTCTAGGTTCCCATCGACACCCGTAATGTCCTTCCACCAACCCGAAATGTTTTTATTCAAAGGGACCATTAAATTCCCTTTAACTGGCCCGTGTATAGCTGCGATAACTCGAGCCCACAGCTGATACGGTTCATCCCTAATGCGCCACCACCGTTTGGCCACCATAGCCAAATTAAAAGACTCCAACCCGCCTATCCCAAGCCCACCTTGTCCCTTTGCCCGCAACATCTTATTCCACCGAACCCAACAAATTTTATTCCTGGATCCCACTTGGCCGGGCCCCAGACAAACTTCCTCCTAATTCCCTCAAGAGTTTTAAGGACCGCTTTTGGAGCCTTAAAAATCCCAAGAAAGTAGGAAGAGATGCTGCCTAAGACTGATTTGGCCAGCGTCACACGACCTGCGAACGAAAGGGTCTTAGCTGCCTAACCTTTTCATTTACTCATTACATCGAACATATCATGAAAACAAACCTTCAAAATCAACCATTAACATCTCATTTCAAAATCAACAGTTTCATTTTTTGTTCCTATAGCATCATTATCCATTGAACTTTTCATTTCGTTTGAATACTCTTCAGAACATTCAGATCCGACTTCAAAATTTCTTTCAGGTATTTTGTCAAACACCTTGTCTGCAAGCTCAAATATTGTGATATTAGGAGAATATTGTGAGCCAAAAGTACCTTTCTTGTTATCATCATTAATGACTAAAAAATGTTGAAACACAGAATCACTTACACCAGTTTTATCGTTTGGATCATTACTCATTGTTACGAACACAAAAGAGGAGAAGTTTCTCAATTCATCATCGATAGTTCATTCTCTTCTTCCCATTGTTCAAGTGAATGAACGTTTATATTTCGACTTACATTAGCAACCCTCATACTATGCTACAAGTACAAAATACCCCTTCGATTATTTGACATGTAACACTCATTACATCCAACATATGTAGCACTGATGGCAATAGATCGGGTATGGCTAATCCAAAACCCATACCGGATGGTAAAATTTTGTCCCACCCGGCCTATTACCTGTCAGGTATGACTAtacatttttattgttttttagtttAAACCTTTTTAGAAAATCGTTCGTATAATACTTTAACCAATGTAAAAAAAAGACCTACACTACAAACAAATTAACATTTTCTAGTTTCTTCACACTATGTATAATATTAGGCTTATAACATTTCCTAAATTGGATAATATTAGAATTAGGACTGGtaaacgggtcgggtcgggtcatgtcaGAACGGGCTAGGGTCAAGATGGGTCAAATTAGAAAAGGATTGTTTTGGGTCAGGTCGGAACAGGTTCGGGTTGAAACAGATTCAGGTccaaacgggttcgggtcaaatcGGGTCCGgttcaaaatggtttttttttttgtcattttcaattttttctttgaatggtgaaaatctttaaCTTTTTGTGAGAGATCTTACACTCTCCTGAACAGAAGACCATAATTCTATTCAGACCAGACTATATTTTCTTAACCGGATTCACATGAattaagagggtgtttggggttccTTATTTTGAGGGTAAAAGGACTTTTGAAGGGCAAAAGTCCTTTTGAAAGTGTTTGGTTTTTCTTCTTATGTGAGAGGGATTTGCCAAAAGTCAGGAATTCCTGACTTGAATTCCTGACTTattttgttcaaaaaaaaaaaaaaacttttcaaaAGTTGAAAATAAGCTAACATGCCCTAACTTTATTCAATTCTAAATTTAAAATTCTTTATAATCAAACCCAAACTCAACTGAGCAGAGTATCCACCATGACTCTGAGCCGTATGGTTTTCAAACCTCTAAATCAACTCTCCCATTTTCTACTCAACGTTTCCTCCATAACCCACTTCACAAATCGCCATTACTACTCATCTCTACCCTCACACAATCTCGAAACAGTAAACAAACTCATACATATCTTCACACACCAACACCCCTCATCACCAGAACTAACCACCTTTGGATCCATTCTCACAACCAATATAGTCGAAACAGTCCTCAAAAGCTTCAAGAATTGGGAAACAGCGTTCAAGTTCTTCAATTGGGCATCAAATCAAAGTGGGTATACTCACAATTGCTATACTTACAATGCCATGGCTTCTATCCTATCAGGTGTTCGACAAAATGCCGCAATGAAAAGTTTATGTTTTGATTTGATTAATTCACGGTGTTATGTCAGTGCGGGTGCTTTAGGTTATTTTGTTAGGTGTTTGGGTGGGTTAGGGATGGTTACTGAGGCTAATGAAGTGTTTGATCATGTTAAGAAAATGGGCTGTGTGGTGAATGATTATAGCTATAATGCCTTGTTGGAAGCTGTTTCGAAGGCGGGTGCGGTTGAGTTAATGGCTGTGAGGATGAGTGAGATGAGGGATAACGGGTGGAAACCGGATAAGTATACGTTGACATCTGTGTTGCAGTGTTATTGTAGGGCTGCAATGTTTGAGAAAGCTTTGGATGTGTTTGAACAGATTGATGAATGTGGTTGGGTTGATTCGTATGTTTTCACGATCTTAATCGTCTCGTTGAGTAAAGCGGGTGAGGTGGATAAAGCGATCCGGTTAATCGACAAGATGGGTGAGTTAAATATAAGTTTGAATGAGAAGACTTTTTATGTTTTGATTCATGGGTTTGTGAAGGGTGGGAAAGTAGATTATGCTTTAAACCTGTTGAAAAAGATGCAAAGTTTCGGTTTTGTACCAGGGATTTCGCTCTATGATGTTGTCATTGAAGGGTTTTGTAAACAAAAAGAGTTTAAAAAAGCGTTTGAATTGTACTCGCGGATGAATGAAACGGGTATCCATCCTGACGTTAGCATATTCAAGATTCTCATATCGTCGTTATCGGATGAGGAAGAGATGATGGTGTTACTCAAAGAGGCAAAAGATCATGTCAATAAGAAATCTATGATTATGCTACTTAATACTGCTTTGACTAGTCTGGTCAAAGATGGGTCAACTGATAAAGCCCATCACCTCCTTAAAGCAACCAtgaacgatgatgatgatgatggtgatggtgatgacgCTTTCAAGATTCAAAATCTTGTTACGTTAGATGCATCGTCTTTTGGAATCGTTATCGACGGTTTATGCCAAAAAGGCGAGTTAGAACTGGCCCTAAACCTCTTCAACAGTATGGATCAAATCGGCTGTAAAAAAACTTTGCTTGTTTACAACAATTTGATTAACGCTTTCAGCAACGCAAACGAAGTGGAAAAGTGCCACGAGCTTCTCAACGAGATGAAAACGAACGGTTTTCCACCGTCACAATTCACACACAACGCTATATTCGGATATTACTGCAAGATTGGCGATGTAAACGGTGCGGTAAACATGCTTCGTGAATTGCATACTCACGGGCATCAACCGTGGATTAAACATTACACTTTGCTTGTGAAAAAACTATCCGTAAATCGAAAAGTGGCTGACGCAAGTAGTTTTCTGACAATGATGACGGAAGAAGGTTATTTTCCCGATATGATTGCATATTCTGCGGTTATCAACGGTTGGTTAAAGATCGGAGAAGTCGATTATGCGTTAAAAATGTTTAGGGATATTTCGGCTAACGGGCGTTGCCCGGATGTAGTTGCGTATAATACCATCATAAACGGTCTTTGCAAAGACAAACGAATGTCAGAAGCCCGTGATATTTATGATGAGATGTTACGAAAATCGCTTGTTCCGTCTGTTGTGACGTACAATTTACTGATAGACGCGTATTGCAAAACCGGTGAAGTTGATCAGGCTGTTTGTTTCTTCTCGATGATGAGTGAGAAAAACCGAAACCCTAATGTGGTTACGTATTCTACGTTGATTGATGGATTGTGCAATGCTGGAAAATCCGATGAAGCGTTGTTAATTTGGAACGAAATGGTCAAAGTTTGTCAACCGAATAAAATAGCTTTTATGGCTCTTATTAATGGCCTTTGCAAATGTCGGAAGCCAGATGTGGGATTGGTTTATTTTGAAGAAATGGAAGAGAAGAATATGAGGGCGGATACGTATGTATATGTGACGTTAGTAGATGCGTTTATTTCTTTGTCGAACGCACCCATGGCTCTTTGTATTTTAAGAAAGATGATACAGAACGAACGTGTTCCAGACTCTCTTGATAAGAATTGTGCTGTTTTACGTGAAGCGTTGGTCAAACTGTTGGATGATGCGTTGACTTCTTCGGAGATCAAGTCTCTTATTGAAGATGGTAGTGTTCCAGTTCATTTGTTAGAAACAGGTGGAATCTTGAATTCATAAGATGAGATTTTAACGAAATCGTTAGCCGAAAATTGTTTATCGGCTGAAAATGTTAAGCGTTGTAAAACTGTATATAAACAATATCCCATTTTTGGAGCTCGTTTTGAAGGAATACTTAGCTTCAGGTTGAAATGCCAATTGTCTTCTTCAGGATTCAGATGCAGGCCTGGCTACAGGTTCATTTGTTATAATTCCAACTACAAATGCATATTGATAGTCTCTTAAATAATAGTTAGTATAGTTCAGATCTAGAGAGTTGTACTGTGGTGGTGGCATATATTAATAGCGTTCATAGCGAGCGCTATAGCGAGTAGCATAGCGTAGCACTCATGTGTCGCTATTTGATTTTGGCGCCTCCATAGCGGGCAAATAGcgggattttaggtttttttgttttttttttctgcttTAATATAAATAGCGGGATTTTATAGGtataaaatagcaggattttagggttttttttttgttaaggaTACATGTAAAACAGCGTATAAAACAACTTATTTGGATAtgatatacatataaaatatttctAAATTTTCTCCTAGTGTGTCGCTAAACATACAATAGCGCCcgctatttcatcgctatcgcCAAGTAGCGTATAGGTAGCTTGTCGCTAGCGTCCGCTATTCATTATCCGTGGTGGGGTACAAGATGTAGTACTATATTTTTTTGGGATTaggataaaataaataagaagtgtaagaaggattctAATCCATTGATCTTAGATTTGGAGGGTTAGATTAGTTGGGAAAAAAAGATAATGAAAGAGGATAAAGAGAATCCTACATTtatggattttctctctccacatgcaaggcacatgccaaTTCCCCCCGTCAATTTaaaacgtccataacttttttatacgacattttttaaaaaaatcaccataataacgagcgttttttttatctttaatataagTATCATATtgtcatataaaaataaaataaaaaaatttcatttttactgGGTTTGTTTGCATTGTGTTAAAGGTTCTGGTCATTGTGTGTCTTTTAATTTGGTTTTGGTCATTACGTTTTACTAGgatttctatacattgtgttattatcaaaatctataacacaatgttaatttcgGTTCTACCCattgcgtttttataagaacctataacacaatatatgacacaatgaagatggtgttatattTGGGTTTTCTATATATTGTGTTATTGGTTCtggtcattgtgtttaatatgttgTCCAGTGTGTTTTAATCTCTTGTTCATTGTGTTctagtttgttgtgtattgtgtttttagtttgttgtACATTTTGTCTTCATCTGCTCTCCATGTGTCTTTTATCTGATGTCAtcaattgtgtcttttatctgttgtcatcaattgtgtttttatttacttTGATGCTTCGGGTGTGTCATCAAAAGGACTTTTTGTTAAACggacttattgacttatgactttttgaaaaatgagtttttaaaaaagtgttaGGATTGGCTTATGTGGTGggaaaagtcaataagtcaataaATTGTTTTTTATAAAGTGTTTGGTTTAGCTTATTCATATAAATGATTAAGGAGCTTCAAAAAGTCACCATGTTCTATGAAAAGTTATAAGAAGCTTCAAAAAGTCACAATgttctaacttttcaaaaatgacttTTCCTCTCTATACAAAAGTCATTTTAAAAAGTCTTTTTGAGTTTGTCAAACACTTTTTCTCCTTATTAACTTTTTAtaaaagtcaataagttataaggAGGTGtgaaaaagcttagccaaacacccCCCTTattgtgttatacgttatggCCATCGTGTTATACGTTATGGCCATTGTGTTTTGgtctgttgtccattgtgtctttatctgttatcattgattgtgtttttgatctactttccattgtgttttacgTCATGTTCATTGTGTAATACGCAGCCgggtttttgaattttgttttttgaaaaatataacaatatggtactcatattaaagataaaaagacgctcgattttatggtatgatttttttaaaacaaatgaTGTATCAAAAGTTACGGATGTttaaaaatgggggggggggggatagcaTCTGACTTGCATGTGCATATTCTTTTTCCTCTTGTAGACAAAATTACCCTTCCCACTTGATTCCTCctaggacacttgtcactctctaATGGCTTTTTAACTCAACCCACTTTTTTTGTACATTTTAGCACATTCATATGATTTATGATGTTTTAGTTTACGTTTGTGTGAAGTACAATGGTTGTTTGACAATCATGGATTTTAACATCAGTTTCCAATTAGTCGAAACTCGAAAGTaatttcttcatttttatttaattctGGACAAATTTGACCAAAGGGTGTTTTAAATTTGCTCTTTTAGAAATATTTCAATTTAAACTACAAATATTTAGGTGCTGGAATATATGTTTTCATGGCGATCATCACGACTATAAGAACTATACTTTGTTAGTTGATTAAAGCTAGAGATAGCAGACATACAAGCTTTTGTAGTTTTCATGTGCTGGAATATATGTTTTCATGTGAGTTATGAATCCAACAtgttttccttttgtattttaTAATCTTTCAGAACTCTCTACAAGATGATTTGTAAGCCTAATAAAACTGATCTAGCATTCATCATGTTTGAGATTTTGGATGAAATGCAAAGTTATGTTTTTCATTTACCGACCCAAAATTGCAGTTTGATGAAGTAATATTGGTTTTGAATTGATCAAACTCGTTGTGCTTAGTTTTGAAACAAACGGGTCGGATTGAAAATGAACAAATGAAGGTCAAAACACACTTAGACGTTTAAACATGACAACTTGCTCACTGTTTACTCACACTATTGAATGTTGATGcaaattttataaatatttctacaaaaatggtttctttaattAACAGATGAGAATATGAGATCAATTACTGTTTGGAAACTTTATTTTTGGTCGAAGAGAAAGCAACCTAATTTTTCATTTAAGACTTTGCCCATGATCAACAAACAAGAATAAGGAATagtttattttagtatttttgatatgttttagTTTGATAATGATTATAAGTAACATGTTGATTTTTGTGATTTGTACCTGGTGTTCGCATTCACATATTGTAGTTACACTTTATGACTGAGATTGACGTTTGAGTTCATGGTTTCTGGCTGAGATTGATTGTTGTATGCTTCAGCAGAAAACTCGCGCAGGCTTACCTCATCTCTAGTACATATTAAAACTCTATAAAAATATATAGACAGTTTAATCCACTCAACCAATTTTATGCAATTTATTTTTGAGTCACATGTAAGTTAACCGGTTTATAAACACCACATTTTAACTAAATCTTCGTTACAATTACACCAACTTAGGCATTAAACTCGTGTAAAAAGTGAGCACTAAAACATATAAAAAAGGTATTCATTTACGTAAAAGAACAAAAACCTGAAGAGTTCACAGTATATAACTTGCTTTAGTTTTGTTGTTTTTTACTTATTTTCCATCTTTCTTTGCAAGAGAAGGATACCATCCGTGcgcgtgtgtgtatatatatgtattagaACGACACCAGTAtctataaataaatatttttaaccaTCATTTCAGTTGATAATGGAACATAAATGATCCACAAGAACCTCATGGTTACTTATCTTGGCCCCGAGAGAAGAGATGATGACAATAATGTGAATTCACTCTCATCTCCAACTTCTGTTTCCTGAATTCTTGGATCTGTGAAGTTGTAATCCAAGTTCGATTCAACGTGCATCACTCCTTCTAACACCTTAACCACCGACGACATTGAAGGTCTTCTCTTAAAGTTTGTTTGTAAACACCATGCAGCCACTTTCATCATCTCCACAACTTCTGTATTGTGTTCCTGCAGCATATCTTCATTGTGTCTATCAACCATATCTAGCAAAGTTCCTTGCTCCCAGCATTCCTCAAACATAGAGAGCAAGTACCAACTTTCTTCTGGCAGAGATCTATCAAAAACTTTCCTTCCACATAACATCTCCAAGATTACGACCCCAAAGCTGTATACATCCAACTTTTCAGTGATGATATTTGTGGTCCGCCACTCTGGAGCCATATAGCCACGTGTTCCTTTTATGGTAGTCATCACTTCAGTTTGACTTTTGTCAATGAGCTTAGATAACCCAAAATCAGATACTTTGGCATTGAAATCTTTGTCAAGAAGTATGTTTTGAGGTTTAATATCAAGATGCACAATCTTTTGCCTACATTCTTCATGGAGATATGCTAAACCTCTGGCTATGTCAAGAATAATTTTCTTTATGCATTCCCATTCAAGTATTTGCTCCCGAACTCTATGGTAGATCCACTTATCTAATGACCCATTACTCATGTAGTCATACACAAGAAAACGTTGTGATTTCCATGTACAGAAACCCCTAAGTCTGACCAGGTTCACATGGTGAATGCTGCCAATGGATTCAACCTCGGCTAGGAATGATTTCTTAATGTGTGAAAGACCTTCAAGGCATTTTACAGCAATCTTCGACCCATCTTCAAGACTCCCTTCAAAAACCGATCCATATCCTCCTTCGCCAAGCTTTTTACTAAAACTCTCTGTGGCGGTTTTCAGTTCTTCGTAAGAAAACCGATTCGGGATTCCAGGAAATTGATCTAAATAGTCTTCCTCCATTTCAGCATCCCTTTTGTGCTTGTGGACTTTGTACGTAACAAACCCCGTAGCCACAACAAGCAGAAGCACAAAACTTCCAATAGTAGAGCCTAAAATTGTTGCtaaatgatgtgatctaacattCTGTACTTTTATGAAAGCTGAACCATTATAATATGAATCATCAGCCTCCATTGTAAAGATCTCTGAAGCTAAAAAACAGTTTCCAATTGGAGCACCAGAATAATACTGGAAAAAAGCTGCTTTGCATGAGCAATTCTTTAGACATGCTTGTTTGCATCTCTCCACATTCACCTCTTCAATGTTGGCAGGGGTGAAGTACTTGACCTTCTCGAGTGTGATAAAATGTTGATCTTGTGTAGAACTACATGAGAGAGGAGTGATTTCAGAGCAACCCAGTTTGGGTTGGCGATTGTCCACTGGTCTAAAATACTCTGCTATGGGACAGCTACATTGTTGATCAGTTGAGCAAATGGAGTTTCTTCCGCAAACCAAAGGATAGCTACATGAGTCATCAGGAAATTGTGCAGTAAGATCGGTTACCACTTCCCACTTTACAGAAATAGGTTCCCATGCAAATGCCCGTCTGGCATCAGTTTCATATACTGAGCTGCTGATTCTTTATACGGTATGATAATAACATCATCAGGATCATTTGGCTCCGAAGAATGAATGAATAATGACAACTTCCAAGGCAAGAACCTCACATATCTTTTTCCTTTATGTGTATCATTGTCATTTAGATAGCCAGACCTACTGTAATAGGATTGAGGTGGGTTTGATTCAACATAAGCAAACGTGACTTGAACAAAAAACATACCTTCTGACGAATTGGTTTTAGAAACACTAGATCTCAGTTTTTTACCTTGATATAGCAGCTGGCCAAGTAACAAACAGTCTGTTGGGTGATCAAAGGATTGCCAAACTATCAAGTTCTGGACATCGAATAACACCAGATTTCCGGTATCAGTTAGGTTCATTCCAGCAACGGATTTTCCTGCAGTGTTAGCGGTCCAAGCTATGCTTCCATCTATATCCGTTAGGACCAATTCTCCAGCTGCAGTGAAATTCAGTCGCCGACCGGGCTGTTTCTGTTGGCTGACCAAACAACTTCATATTGCTTAGGGAATTCACTGGTGGGAGAAATGAATATGGCAAAGATGTAAGAATCATAATTATGTTCATTGATGAAGCCGCAGACGAATTTAGCTACCTTGGTTTCTGTAAGGAGTATGGGTACGGGTTGGTCAAGGGAGTATTGGGTGGTCCATGTAGTGGAAAGATTTGCTGTAGCGGAAGGATTTGCTGTAGGATTAAATTGAGCAGTGGGTGAGTAGCAAGATAATATTAGAGTTAAAAAATAAGCAAAGAAGAAACTACATATCTTCATGACTGAAGAACCTATGAAGAATGCATGAGTGATCAGCCATTTAGCCTGTTATAAGTCTTCAACAAGTCAAGTACATGGTATAGTTGACTCGTTGCAGCTGCCGTGTTGGACCCAATCACTAGTTGAAGGTTTGGAGCCACAAGTTCCTAATCTCAAAACTGTTAGCCTCTGTAATGAAAATGATATCCATTTATAAATTTAAATCAGTACTAATTATTTAATAAAgtaaatttatttcaattaaCATATGGATAAACTTGAccagggccggctcaaccattttggtggcccAAAGCGTAGTAAAAATCCGAGGCCCTTGTGACTCATTGTTTCTTCAATCTAAAactaaaaaaagttaacaaaccGTCTTCATTTACCCGGCCTTGGGACCGGATTCGTACTTATAATTTCTATTCAACATTATAAACTAGCAAACTATTTTCAATTAGAAACTAGCAAAGCAATTTTAATAAAGAAAAAAACTAGCAATTTCAACTAGAAACTAATTGTTTTTTCCATGTTTTGGAATTCTCAGTCTATTGAACGTGTTCTCTCTTCTGAAACAATTATTCTTGCAGCCACAAACACCCAAGAACCCTGGAATATTTTAAAAATGGAGGCCCTTATAAAATGGAGGCCCAAAGCCCAAGCCTCAAAATACTTGGGCTTCAGCCGGCCCTGAACTTGACTGTGAATGATTTCAGGAAAAACAGAAAGCCAATAATGTgtatttttaacatattttcataTTTTCCACAAACATGTTAATTTACTAGTTATCTCTAATAAAATAAATTTATTATTACATACAATGATCTTTAACATATTTTCCACAAACATTAAACATTTGCGGCCAAAGTACAGCCTATCCATGACGAATTCTCCAAACTATAACTCAAAATAGTATTGTGCTATATTTTATTGACtgaatattaaattaaataatatatagagtaaaatgccaaaatgatCCCTGAGTTTTGactacttttgccactttagtttaAAAATGAAACTTTGTGTATCTAGATACTTGGGGTTACATTTTTATTGCTATTTTCATCCAATTGGCAATCTGGGTTAGAATTTTCTATTAACTTCTTCCTctttttgtcatatttctcatttaattaaaatatattatggcaCAAATTAATAATTATACCCTTCATTTAAATGAGGAAAACGACAAAAATGGTAGAAGTTACAGAAAATTCTAACCCAATTTGTCAATTGAacgaaaatggcaacaaaaatgaaacATCGGGTACCCAA
This genomic interval carries:
- the LOC110902573 gene encoding uncharacterized protein LOC110902573, with the translated sequence MLRAKGQGGLGIGGLESFNLAMVAKRWWRIRDEPYQLWARVIAAIHGPVKGNLMVPLNKNISGWWKDITGVDGNLEKMGISINDQFGVKMDNGMKTSMWFDNWIGCGPLKMLFPNVFKLASDKTALVSSCFDVTGGTCQWRWAWVKHPNSNAEWAELGNLMSLLQQQQFSGEEDHWVWANKAGEQFSTKSIRAEIDVKASVFTDGGKFHWNAWAPLKVNYHAWRAESGKVATKVDLANKGVHLTELKCSRCYLRDETTDHIFADCLWAKSVWWNICRWMKIPVLSDGLSAAQILTHVQSQVGSKRWKRVFISSLWAAFGGCGLNPFFCKVSKSVKCNCF
- the LOC110897697 gene encoding putative pentatricopeptide repeat-containing protein At5g08310, mitochondrial, whose protein sequence is MTLSRMVFKPLNQLSHFLLNVSSITHFTNRHYYSSLPSHNLETVNKLIHIFTHQHPSSPELTTFGSILTTNIVETVLKSFKNWETAFKFFNWASNQSGYTHNCYTYNAMASILSGVRQNAAMKSLCFDLINSRCYVSAGALGYFVRCLGGLGMVTEANEVFDHVKKMGCVVNDYSYNALLEAVSKAGAVELMAVRMSEMRDNGWKPDKYTLTSVLQCYCRAAMFEKALDVFEQIDECGWVDSYVFTILIVSLSKAGEVDKAIRLIDKMGELNISLNEKTFYVLIHGFVKGGKVDYALNLLKKMQSFGFVPGISLYDVVIEGFCKQKEFKKAFELYSRMNETGIHPDVSIFKILISSLSDEEEMMVLLKEAKDHVNKKSMIMLLNTALTSLVKDGSTDKAHHLLKATMNDDDDDGDGDDAFKIQNLVTLDASSFGIVIDGLCQKGELELALNLFNSMDQIGCKKTLLVYNNLINAFSNANEVEKCHELLNEMKTNGFPPSQFTHNAIFGYYCKIGDVNGAVNMLRELHTHGHQPWIKHYTLLVKKLSVNRKVADASSFLTMMTEEGYFPDMIAYSAVINGWLKIGEVDYALKMFRDISANGRCPDVVAYNTIINGLCKDKRMSEARDIYDEMLRKSLVPSVVTYNLLIDAYCKTGEVDQAVCFFSMMSEKNRNPNVVTYSTLIDGLCNAGKSDEALLIWNEMVKVCQPNKIAFMALINGLCKCRKPDVGLVYFEEMEEKNMRADTYVYVTLVDAFISLSNAPMALCILRKMIQNERVPDSLDKNCAVLREALVKLLDDALTSSEIKSLIEDGSVPVHLLETGGILNS
- the LOC110900715 gene encoding G-type lectin S-receptor-like serine/threonine-protein kinase SD2-5: MEADDSYYNGSAFIKVQNVRSHHLATILGSTIGSFVLLLVVATGFVTYKVHKHKRDAEMEEDYLDQFPGIPNRFSYEELKTATESFSKKLGEGGYGSVFEGSLEDGSKIAVKCLEGLSHIKKSFLAEVESIGSIHHVNLVRLRGFCTWKSQRFLVYDYMSNGSLDKWIYHRVREQILEWECIKKIILDIARGLAYLHEECRQKIVHLDIKPQNILLDKDFNAKVSDFGLSKLIDKSQTEVMTTIKGTRGYMAPEWRTTNIITEKLDVYSFGVVILEMLCGRKVFDRSLPEESWYLLSMFEECWEQGTLLDMVDRHNEDMLQEHNTEVVEMMKVAAWCLQTNFKRRPSMSSVVKVLEGVMHVESNLDYNFTDPRIQETEVGDESEFTLLSSSLLSGPR